The Xiphophorus couchianus chromosome 6, X_couchianus-1.0, whole genome shotgun sequence genomic interval caggtgtggtgcagcagaggcaactttgtgcctctgctgcaccactagcccttgaggactggagctTGACACCCCTGGCTATGTCATTGCTATGTGTCTTTGGTTGATGTCTATGGTCTTAGTGCTTTATGGATATGTCGATGTTACATGTAGATGTTGCATATGTCTATGTTGCATATGTAGGTGATGCATATGTTAGATGTTGCATATGTCAACACCTGCAACACATATGTTGCATATGTGTTCGCTGCATATGTAGATGTCGCATATGTCTTTGTTGCATATGTGTTTGCTGCATATGTCTATATGCAACATAGACATATGCAGCGAATATACTGCATGTTGCATATGTTATGTCTCTAGCTGTGTGGTGGTTATTACTCACTGTCATCTTGTCAATTCATCTGCAGTAAGGCAGTGAACCCTTTGCAgtagtttttttatgtaacttcTGTGATTGGTCAATGTCGTTGGTCCATGCTGTTAGTTCATGTCATTGGTCAGTGTTGCTGTTGCCTGTTCTCTTCATCATTAATAAGTGTTACAAGGTAGAAATCTAAGCATTTTGAAAACACTAATATTGGAAGAcctatatttttgtaatatctAATAAACTCTTTGATCAGACATGACGTACTTCAACACTTATTAATGGTAAAGAGAACAGGCAACAGCAACACTTATCAACGACATGAACTAACAGCATGGACCAACAACATTGACCAATCACAGAAGTTAGAGACATTCAGACAACTACTTGAACCAACAACAGGGGggagtaaaataatttttttaaaacatctgcaagGGGTTCACTGCTTTACTGGAGATGAATTGACAAGATGACAGTGAGTGATAACCACCACGCAACTAGAGACATAACATATGCAACAACTACTGTACATATGCAGCAAACACATATACAACATAGACATATGCAACATCTACTTATGAAGCGAATGCATATGCAACATAGACATATGCAACATAGGCATATGCAACATCTACATGCAACATCGACATATCCATAAAGCACTAagacccatccatccatccatccattttctgttcacccgtgtccctaatggggtcgggagggttagCACTAAGACCATAGACATTTATCAAAGACACATAGCAACAACATAGACCAACAACATCTACACATATGACGTCTACttatttttgacacaaatgGAACCCCATATAATGGCAGTTTACAATCTCAGTATATTACTGCCGTCAACCGGCCTGAGGTATAATTCGCCAAATTTAACTCATCCTAGCTTTCAAATGCTCTCACTTAataaaattagtaaataaaaataaataaattctctcAGCTAATTTTGTGCCCTTTAAATAATAAGTTTAATAAGTTATTAATTATACAATGTCATTGAAGTTTCTGTAACCATAGTTATTGCAGTTCCTGTGGCCCtttccatttcctctctttctcttgcattctttctacattttatgaaaatatgttttaacccCTTCTATTTCGCCACAGTGAAACCCATCCCTGATTTCCCTATAATATTTAAACCACTATTTAGGCTTGTACTGAACCTATTATTCATACCTCCTCTTGCTACTTCATTACCCCTTCTTACAATTacttcattttatattttgtatagATGTTTTCTCTCCTGCCAAGGCTACTTGCCACCTACAATATGGCGGATTCTGTGACCTACACTGTAACGTACCAGCTGTTTATTTCAAACTTCACAGTAAGAGTCAACTAATAGCAGTCCTTCTGTAGATCTGGAGATATGCCAAAACACACCTCAGTTTACATTACCAttttacaatgaaatattttacagttatgATCACTTTTATTTCACCATGTCCTCTAAATATACAGCcaaattcatgtatctaaactcttattttgaaaatatctcGCAACAGGAACGAATCATGTTTACCTCGTTGGCATATCCTGCTTCGGGTTTCCCTAGCTAATAGCGATGACATAATTTTAACGAATTTTTCCACAGAATTTGGTAAGCATGGGTTTAAGAAAGTTGACCCATTTATACTGTATTTCACAGTTACAATAGTAATaggagttaattttttttttttttttactgatataTTGAAGTTTACCAGTCGAAGTTGGTTCCTAAGTAAGCTAGCTTCCTAAGTTATTTTGTAcctatagttttaaaaatgcttttaatctGGAGTCAACAGATGTAAACGTCAACAGCcgtgttctttttttcattcacagcTTTTGGGATTAATTTGTTGCCTCTTTGCCAGCCTGCCAGCAGATTctcaaagaacaaacatttctacTGAAAAGGGAATGGCGTCGAAAAATGATCCATTTCAATTTCAAGGTGAACGTTCTCCCTGAACTCTGTCTTTCAAATTTTAATGTCGTATAGATATAACACATTAGTACGTAGGTGTTTACTTTTACATAGACTTGATAGCTAAATTcataagatttttttgtcaaaataaataaatatttaaagtgctacccacaatttttcacattttgtgatgcAATCACAAACTGTAGTGTATTTCTGTAAGGAGTGTGTGACTGAGCAGCAAAAATTGGGCttaattttgaagtggaaggatACGTGGTACTTTGAATTTGGCAATTCAAACTTGATTTCTTTACAACAATCACAAAAGTGTGGTCTGCATTGATATATTAATTCACTCTAACTTTACCTGAGTACAACCACACACTTTCCTGAAAGAACAAACACGTTGATCTAGATGCTTAACTGTCCCTTCTAACAGAATTTGAGGAAGCTGGGAATCTTCTGGAATCTAACAGAGATGCAGTCACCATTAGCATTGAGGATGAGGATTTAAAATCCAAGAGGCAAAGAAGTGCTGTTGGTTTTGCTCAAGATGTTGGTGATGAAGAACCACTCATCAATGAGGACAGAGAAGAGGTCAGACCACGACCCTGTTAATGGAAAATTATTTGCTTCTTGAAATGTGTATAAATCAGATATTTAGATGATAactatcttgtttttttattcaagctTCTGTctgggcaaaagaaaaatgctccTTTCTGGACATTTGAATACTACCAGAAATTCTTTGACATTGAAACCCATCATgtaagtcatttttgttttgtccctGTCTCAGTTTATATCATCAGATTAATTGCTTCAGAGCAAATGTATCTCAAACTTGGTTGaaatctgatgtgtttttaacTCTTACTTTAGGTAAAGGAGAGGATCCTTGGCTCACTGCTGCCGTGGCCTGGAAAAAACTTCATTCAAGTTCACCTTCGTAAAAACCCAGATCTTTATGGTTAGTTTTGACTTAGTTTGCACAGTTGTTGTCACAGATTATTTGTGGTGGCAGGctgatttatttccttttactGTTCATAAAACATTGAAGTTGTAAATAATgatgatataaatataaatatgtttgtgtttgtaggaCCATTCTGGATTTGTACCACTCTTGTGTTTGCCATTGCTATCAGTGGAAACCTATCTACTTTCTTGCGATACTTTGGCAATTCAAACTATAAATATACCGCAGAGTTTGGAAAAGGTACGTTCAGTTCGACTGATGCTAAACATGCTTAATAAACGTCCAGTTTACCTCTTGCACCATGTGTGTTTTCCAGTGAGCATAGCTTCCACAGCCATCTTCAGCTATGCGTGGCTTGTGCCTCTTGGACTCTGGGGTTTGCTGCTGTGGAGGAGCAATAAAATCTTGAACCTGGTG includes:
- the yipf1 gene encoding protein YIPF1 is translated as MASKNDPFQFQEFEEAGNLLESNRDAVTISIEDEDLKSKRQRSAVGFAQDVGDEEPLINEDREELLSGQKKNAPFWTFEYYQKFFDIETHHVKERILGSLLPWPGKNFIQVHLRKNPDLYGPFWICTTLVFAIAISGNLSTFLRYFGNSNYKYTAEFGKVSIASTAIFSYAWLVPLGLWGLLLWRSNKILNLVSYSFMEIVCVYGYSLAVYIPAVVLWIPHVEWLRWLSIVVALCLSSSVLVMTFWPALRDDHPKVIIATVVGIVLLNGLLAVGCKMYFFNEPKLGPLHVSPPEAKTNRTSS